In Myxococcus stipitatus, the following are encoded in one genomic region:
- a CDS encoding protein kinase domain-containing protein: protein MSTVRYLSLGPLLSGAGSRAFLGLALEDGSPPRPVVLIWAPQEVVQSPELTAKLTRETGRALVFEHPNILRVHSLAAQDGGLARVTEFADGEPLRRVLEASPKLPPSLAALVAADAATGLHYAHMAGNDDGTPLVHGDVRPETLMVSFSGLTKVTGYGALSVAPRERDGKRVKNRRAYSAPEQLLGGREAVNVQSDVFLLGLVLHECLSGKMPFKDNADPDKATLTRTLPTMSQDVPLKLDAVVRKATAKRAYDRYPSAHAFREAIVEAVGTLPAHTVLADYLAKLFPPENEARAARRRVIEAGIADVLQKVGVPPPAVAEFLVSGTLPPSAIPKTWPALQGQLSILAAVSGGTSGIQVAETAPTTSEAASAGAAAPPATSPETPAANASSAPGIAPSASPASGPSATVSAPSTAASSVGTASSAGTSSTVPAPGIAASSMGTASSAGNASTANAFGMVASSAGTAPSAGSTSTAHAPSMPASSVASGADTSASSTTTASGTGTPASSSVPVPGLGSSASPAPGAIGTGTPGGAAPASATSPVPVPPGTAPAKSSRGWLAVVGVGAALAIAGAAVVLQRLPSRIEAELEDAGPLSVASATALPDGGAASDAGADAGVEAIATGYLDLTVDPRVDVSYPGGFLGRTPLSVALPAGRHVLTLSNSVLGIQIARTVTITAGGRNAQQIYLNKAFVNVRAPKDAIVTLDGRLVGAAPVEEQDIYEGTHQLLVIANGARWQKTFKVEGGQRISFDVDFEAPPEE from the coding sequence ATGAGCACCGTGCGTTACCTCTCACTTGGTCCCCTGCTCTCCGGAGCAGGCTCGCGAGCGTTCCTGGGGCTCGCGCTGGAGGATGGGTCTCCCCCTCGACCCGTCGTTCTCATCTGGGCGCCGCAAGAGGTGGTTCAGAGCCCGGAGCTGACGGCGAAGCTGACGCGAGAGACGGGCCGCGCGCTCGTCTTCGAGCATCCCAACATCCTCCGCGTGCACAGCCTGGCGGCCCAGGACGGAGGACTCGCGCGTGTCACGGAGTTCGCCGACGGAGAGCCCCTGCGCCGCGTGCTGGAGGCGAGCCCCAAGCTGCCGCCCTCGCTGGCCGCGCTGGTGGCCGCCGATGCCGCAACCGGGTTGCACTACGCGCACATGGCGGGCAACGACGACGGCACGCCGTTGGTGCACGGCGACGTGAGGCCCGAGACGCTGATGGTGTCCTTCAGCGGGCTGACGAAGGTGACGGGTTACGGCGCGCTGAGCGTGGCGCCTCGGGAGCGCGACGGAAAGCGCGTGAAGAACCGGCGCGCGTACAGCGCCCCGGAGCAGCTGCTGGGTGGACGCGAGGCCGTCAACGTCCAGTCGGACGTGTTCCTCCTCGGGCTGGTGCTGCACGAGTGCCTGTCCGGAAAGATGCCGTTCAAGGACAACGCGGACCCCGACAAGGCGACGCTCACGCGCACGCTGCCGACGATGTCGCAGGACGTGCCGCTCAAGCTGGACGCGGTGGTGCGCAAGGCGACGGCGAAGCGCGCGTATGACCGGTATCCCTCCGCGCATGCCTTCCGCGAGGCCATCGTCGAGGCCGTGGGCACGCTGCCCGCGCACACGGTGCTGGCGGACTACCTGGCCAAGCTGTTCCCGCCGGAGAACGAAGCCCGCGCCGCGCGCCGCCGCGTGATTGAAGCTGGCATCGCGGACGTGCTGCAGAAGGTCGGCGTTCCGCCTCCCGCCGTGGCCGAGTTCCTCGTCTCGGGCACCCTGCCCCCATCGGCCATTCCCAAGACGTGGCCCGCGTTGCAGGGGCAGCTCTCCATCCTCGCGGCAGTGTCCGGTGGCACCAGCGGTATCCAGGTGGCAGAGACCGCGCCCACGACATCGGAGGCCGCGAGCGCCGGAGCCGCCGCTCCGCCCGCGACGTCTCCCGAGACTCCGGCCGCGAACGCCTCGTCCGCGCCTGGGATTGCGCCTTCCGCGTCGCCCGCTTCAGGGCCCTCGGCCACGGTGTCGGCTCCCAGCACGGCTGCATCATCCGTGGGGACAGCTTCCAGCGCGGGGACTTCGTCCACGGTGCCAGCTCCCGGCATCGCGGCCTCGTCCATGGGGACAGCTTCCAGCGCGGGGAACGCATCCACGGCGAATGCGTTCGGCATGGTGGCCTCATCCGCGGGGACTGCCCCCAGCGCGGGGAGCACCTCCACGGCGCATGCTCCCAGCATGCCGGCATCGTCCGTGGCGTCGGGCGCGGACACCTCGGCATCGTCCACGACGACGGCTTCTGGAACGGGCACGCCGGCATCGTCATCGGTGCCAGTCCCCGGATTGGGTTCGTCGGCATCGCCTGCTCCCGGCGCGATTGGAACAGGGACGCCCGGTGGCGCGGCACCAGCGAGCGCCACGTCCCCGGTCCCAGTGCCTCCAGGGACGGCTCCAGCGAAGTCTTCGCGTGGATGGCTCGCCGTCGTCGGAGTGGGCGCGGCGCTCGCGATTGCCGGGGCCGCGGTCGTCCTCCAGCGACTTCCTTCGCGAATCGAAGCGGAGCTGGAGGATGCAGGACCTCTTTCCGTTGCATCCGCCACCGCGTTGCCTGATGGAGGAGCGGCTTCGGATGCCGGCGCGGACGCGGGCGTCGAGGCGATTGCCACCGGGTATCTGGACCTCACCGTCGACCCGCGCGTGGACGTGTCGTATCCCGGTGGATTCCTCGGCCGCACTCCGCTCAGCGTGGCCCTGCCCGCCGGCCGCCATGTGCTCACGCTCAGCAACTCCGTGCTGGGCATCCAGATCGCACGCACCGTCACCATCACCGCGGGCGGTCGCAACGCGCAGCAGATCTATCTCAACAAGGCCTTCGTCAACGTGCGCGCGCCCAAGGACGCCATCGTGACGCTCGACGGAAGGCTCGTTGGCGCGGCCCCCGTCGAAGAGCAGGACATCTACGAGGGAACCCACCAGCTCCTCGTCATCGCCAATGGCGCACGCTGGCAGAAGACCTTCAAGGTCGAGGGCGGACAGCGCATCTCGTTCGACGTCGACTTCGAAGCGCCCCCGGAGGAGTAA
- a CDS encoding trypsin-like peptidase domain-containing protein — translation MKAGVMRWGLMVVLLASSGASADLARRRDAIVEVVQKVSPAVVYIGTEQEVESRFRRRSPLEEFFGGPGGEPDRQKIEGLGSGVIIDPTGTIVTNDHVIRGASAIHVVLADGRSYDAEVIGSDARNDLAVLKVAAKEALPIAKLGTSSDLMIGETVVAIGSPFGLSKTVTAGVVSAIGRTFRADNRVYNDFVQTDAAINPGNSGGPLLNVDGEIIGINTAIFGGGAQGIGFAIPADKVRRIVDELTRFGKMRPSWVGMDAVDLPPRVARQLGWDRSYGALVTSVEAGSPAAQAGVQRGDIVAELGGSRIQDAEDFDTRVRGYPARSAFPLALFRDGNMRTLQVTPSEFPARMVESLAWDRLGLKVKDARMGLAVSGIRAGSVAAEVGLAPGDIILRVNNQPVATAEAFKEALLTARRNPSVLLLVRRGRYGYHVTLAFEQGSGQNL, via the coding sequence ATGAAGGCTGGAGTCATGAGGTGGGGGCTGATGGTGGTGCTGCTCGCGTCCAGCGGTGCCAGCGCGGATCTGGCCCGGCGGCGCGACGCCATCGTGGAAGTGGTGCAGAAGGTCTCCCCGGCCGTCGTCTACATCGGCACCGAGCAGGAGGTGGAGTCACGCTTCCGCCGCCGCTCCCCGCTGGAAGAGTTCTTCGGGGGACCCGGTGGCGAACCCGACCGCCAGAAGATCGAGGGCCTGGGCAGCGGCGTCATCATCGACCCGACGGGCACCATCGTCACCAATGACCACGTCATCCGGGGCGCCTCGGCCATCCACGTCGTGCTCGCGGATGGCCGCTCCTACGACGCGGAGGTCATCGGCAGTGACGCGCGCAATGACCTGGCCGTCCTCAAGGTGGCCGCGAAGGAAGCGCTGCCCATCGCCAAGCTGGGCACCAGCTCCGACCTGATGATTGGCGAGACGGTGGTGGCCATCGGCAGTCCGTTCGGCTTGAGCAAGACGGTGACGGCGGGGGTGGTGTCCGCCATCGGACGCACCTTCCGCGCCGACAACCGCGTGTACAACGACTTCGTCCAGACGGACGCGGCCATCAACCCGGGCAACTCGGGCGGACCGCTGCTCAACGTGGATGGGGAAATCATCGGCATCAACACCGCCATCTTCGGCGGCGGCGCGCAGGGCATCGGCTTCGCCATCCCCGCGGACAAGGTGCGCCGCATCGTCGATGAGCTCACCCGCTTCGGAAAGATGCGTCCCTCCTGGGTGGGCATGGATGCGGTGGACCTGCCGCCGCGCGTGGCCCGGCAGTTGGGCTGGGACCGCTCCTATGGCGCGCTGGTGACGTCCGTCGAAGCAGGCAGCCCCGCCGCCCAGGCAGGCGTGCAGCGCGGAGATATCGTCGCGGAGCTGGGGGGCTCCCGCATCCAGGACGCGGAGGACTTCGACACCCGCGTGCGCGGCTATCCGGCCCGCTCCGCCTTCCCGCTCGCCCTCTTCCGGGATGGCAACATGCGCACCCTCCAAGTCACCCCGTCCGAGTTCCCGGCGCGAATGGTGGAGTCACTCGCCTGGGACCGGCTGGGACTCAAAGTGAAGGACGCGAGGATGGGGTTGGCGGTGTCGGGCATCCGGGCGGGCTCCGTGGCGGCGGAGGTGGGGTTGGCCCCCGGCGACATCATTCTTCGAGTGAACAACCAGCCGGTGGCCACGGCCGAGGCATTCAAGGAAGCACTGCTCACGGCCCGACGAAATCCCAGTGTCCTGTTGCTCGTGAGACGGGGCCGATACGGCTACCACGTCACCTTGGCCTTCGAGCAGGGCTCCGGGCAAAACCTGTAG
- a CDS encoding response regulator — protein MSLVLVADDEPAVLEVLSHVVEDLGHEVVKARDGEEALAMARACRPHLVVTDHMMPRLSGVELCRRLKRDAELKSVPVILLSAVLPQGAPEADAFLHKPFEITDFEALIHKSLVGAPKSPPDSGHVPGTPWGQWAARALQGPLEEARRQLRRLEAGAPVDRSALEALRVQLESMDLVASELARPQGRALPVEPPVVRGAAFGLRLTKGSVS, from the coding sequence ATGAGTCTTGTCCTGGTCGCGGACGACGAGCCCGCGGTGCTGGAAGTCCTCAGCCATGTGGTGGAGGACCTGGGTCACGAAGTGGTGAAGGCCCGGGATGGAGAGGAAGCCCTGGCCATGGCTCGGGCCTGTCGCCCCCATCTGGTGGTGACGGACCACATGATGCCTCGGTTGAGCGGGGTGGAGCTGTGCCGCCGCTTGAAGCGCGACGCGGAGCTCAAGAGCGTGCCGGTCATCCTCCTGAGCGCCGTGCTCCCACAGGGTGCGCCAGAGGCGGATGCCTTCCTTCACAAGCCATTTGAAATCACGGACTTCGAGGCGCTGATCCATAAGTCCCTGGTGGGCGCTCCCAAGTCCCCGCCAGACAGCGGGCACGTCCCGGGGACTCCCTGGGGACAGTGGGCGGCGCGAGCGCTCCAGGGGCCGTTGGAAGAGGCGCGGCGGCAGCTGCGGCGCCTGGAGGCGGGGGCTCCCGTGGACCGCTCGGCGCTGGAGGCGCTCCGGGTGCAGCTCGAGTCCATGGACCTGGTGGCCTCGGAGCTGGCGCGTCCACAGGGGCGCGCGCTCCCCGTGGAGCCCCCGGTGGTCCGGGGGGCTGCGTTCGGCTTGCGGCTGACGAAGGGAAGCGTGAGCTGA
- a CDS encoding agmatinase family protein produces MATQFDPSAAAQPGSGVFGLPHTPDEAHVVLIPVPFEATTSYGGGTSDGPAAVLDASRQVDLFDVETGRPYERGIAMLPESQELRDWNTRAKERAQVVIDAGGIHSGEAELLAAAKDVNALCDQMNDYVYRTTRHWLEQGKRVAAVGGDHSISFGIIRAHAEKYPGLGVLHLDAHADLRVAYEGFTWSHASIMYNVAERIPGVKTLVQVGLRDMSQEEHRYIEDSKGRVHGFFDATLQNKRFDGVPWNRQVDEMVALLPQHVYLSFDIDGLDPVLCPHTGTPVPGGLSFPEAIALLSGVVRSGRTIVGFDLTEVAPDPEGGEWDGNVGARLLYKMIGWMLKSQKA; encoded by the coding sequence ATGGCCACCCAATTCGACCCCAGCGCCGCCGCACAGCCGGGCTCCGGCGTCTTCGGACTCCCCCACACTCCCGATGAGGCGCACGTCGTCCTCATCCCCGTCCCCTTCGAGGCCACCACCAGCTACGGCGGCGGCACGTCCGACGGCCCCGCCGCCGTCCTCGATGCCAGCCGCCAGGTGGACCTCTTCGACGTCGAGACGGGCCGCCCCTACGAGCGGGGCATCGCCATGCTCCCCGAGTCCCAGGAGCTGCGCGACTGGAACACCCGCGCCAAGGAGCGCGCCCAGGTCGTCATCGACGCAGGCGGCATCCACTCCGGCGAGGCCGAGTTGCTCGCCGCCGCCAAGGACGTCAACGCCCTCTGCGACCAGATGAACGACTACGTCTACCGCACCACCCGGCACTGGCTGGAGCAGGGCAAGCGCGTGGCCGCCGTCGGCGGAGACCACTCCATCTCCTTCGGCATCATCCGCGCCCACGCCGAGAAGTACCCCGGCCTCGGCGTGTTGCACCTGGATGCCCACGCCGACCTGCGCGTCGCCTATGAGGGCTTCACCTGGTCCCACGCCTCCATCATGTACAACGTCGCCGAGCGCATCCCCGGCGTGAAGACGCTGGTCCAGGTCGGCCTGCGCGACATGAGCCAGGAAGAGCACCGCTACATCGAGGACTCCAAGGGCCGCGTCCACGGCTTCTTCGACGCCACCCTCCAGAACAAGCGGTTCGACGGCGTCCCCTGGAACCGGCAGGTCGATGAAATGGTCGCCCTCCTGCCCCAGCACGTCTACCTGTCGTTCGACATCGACGGCCTGGACCCCGTCCTCTGCCCCCACACCGGCACGCCCGTGCCCGGCGGCCTCTCCTTCCCCGAGGCCATCGCCCTCCTGTCCGGCGTCGTCCGCTCCGGCCGCACCATCGTCGGCTTCGACCTCACGGAAGTCGCCCCCGACCCCGAGGGCGGGGAGTGGGATGGCAACGTGGGCGCTCGCCTGCTCTACAAGATGATTGGCTGGATGCTGAAATCCCAGAAGGCCTGA
- a CDS encoding DUF4215 domain-containing protein yields the protein MNRTHWSPGVTALSCVLFVLPWLSACTGSESTTCESGLVCPGDQKCSPSGDKCILKTCGNGIQEAPEACDDGNNDSTDGCTIECTVESCGDGTVQPWRNEVCDDGNIADGDGCSANCRSTERCGNGITDLSKGEVCDDGNTLSGDGCSADCRSNERCGNGVTEPALGEDCDDGNRQDGDKCSRNCRFEECGNGIVDRAANEVCDDGNHESGDGCSADCKSNESCGNQIIDTAAGEVCDNGNKLDGDGCSADCRSNETCGNGVRDAKLGEVCDDGNTVDGDGCSANCKSTEVCGNRIVDSSTGEVCDDGSRGAGGDCSADCRSFAGCGNRVVESQRDEVCDDGNTQSGDGCSADCRSTERCGNSIVDAHVGEVCDDGNTRGKDGCSSDCRSTDVCGNKVLDTGEQCDDGNKDDNDDCLSNCTRAVCGDGIINTHGNSAEDCDDGNTSECGTCNHDCTQAQPLSRARGSITIGDTIQDGDLVSVAAGAVRHWFEFDNDSNSRPFHVQVNVQGLTTPQEIAGRLLERIRYVASPSWPNRLPVVATRTPSGGSTVVLEAEALGASGNQPIVESVDDEDFRVETMQGGHGLDCPITMGCTSNDDCAPTLLGPGRCVKSGGRPTGQCQAL from the coding sequence ATGAATCGAACCCATTGGAGTCCGGGCGTCACGGCCCTGTCCTGCGTCCTCTTCGTCCTTCCATGGCTGAGCGCCTGCACGGGTTCCGAGAGCACCACCTGCGAGTCCGGGCTCGTGTGTCCCGGGGACCAGAAGTGCTCCCCCAGCGGGGACAAGTGCATCCTCAAGACCTGCGGCAATGGCATCCAGGAGGCGCCCGAAGCCTGTGACGATGGCAACAACGACAGCACCGATGGGTGCACCATCGAGTGCACCGTGGAGTCATGCGGCGACGGCACCGTTCAGCCCTGGCGCAACGAAGTATGCGACGACGGGAACATCGCCGATGGCGACGGGTGTAGCGCCAACTGCCGCTCCACCGAGCGCTGCGGCAACGGAATCACAGACCTCTCCAAGGGGGAGGTTTGCGATGACGGCAACACCCTGAGCGGCGATGGATGCAGCGCGGACTGCCGCTCGAACGAGCGCTGTGGGAACGGGGTGACCGAACCGGCCTTGGGCGAGGACTGCGATGACGGCAACCGGCAGGACGGAGACAAGTGCAGCCGGAACTGTCGCTTCGAGGAATGTGGCAACGGCATCGTGGATCGAGCCGCCAACGAGGTGTGTGACGATGGAAACCACGAGAGCGGGGACGGATGCAGCGCGGACTGCAAGTCCAACGAGAGCTGTGGCAACCAAATCATAGACACCGCCGCGGGCGAGGTCTGTGACAACGGAAACAAGCTCGATGGGGACGGATGCAGCGCGGACTGCCGCTCGAACGAGACGTGTGGGAATGGGGTCCGCGACGCGAAGTTGGGCGAAGTCTGTGACGACGGCAACACCGTGGATGGCGACGGATGCAGCGCGAACTGCAAGTCCACCGAAGTCTGCGGCAATCGAATCGTGGACTCCAGCACGGGGGAGGTCTGCGACGACGGAAGCAGGGGCGCGGGAGGAGACTGCAGCGCGGACTGTCGCTCGTTCGCGGGGTGTGGGAACAGAGTCGTCGAATCCCAACGGGATGAGGTCTGCGATGACGGCAACACCCAGAGCGGCGATGGGTGCAGCGCGGACTGTCGCTCCACCGAGCGCTGCGGCAACAGCATTGTCGACGCACACGTCGGCGAGGTCTGCGACGACGGAAACACCCGAGGCAAGGACGGATGCAGCTCGGACTGCCGCTCCACCGACGTCTGTGGAAACAAGGTCCTCGATACTGGGGAGCAGTGCGACGATGGCAACAAGGATGACAACGACGACTGCCTCTCGAATTGCACCCGCGCCGTTTGCGGAGACGGCATCATCAACACGCACGGCAACTCCGCTGAAGACTGTGATGACGGAAACACCAGCGAATGCGGCACCTGCAACCACGACTGCACCCAAGCGCAACCGCTCAGCAGGGCACGGGGCTCCATCACGATAGGAGACACCATCCAAGACGGAGATCTCGTCTCCGTCGCGGCGGGTGCGGTTCGCCATTGGTTTGAGTTCGACAACGACAGCAACTCGCGGCCATTCCATGTCCAGGTCAACGTCCAAGGGCTCACCACCCCCCAGGAGATTGCCGGACGACTCCTCGAGCGAATCCGATACGTCGCCAGCCCGAGCTGGCCCAATCGACTGCCCGTTGTCGCGACGCGGACGCCTTCTGGCGGATCCACGGTGGTGCTGGAGGCCGAAGCCCTCGGTGCCTCTGGCAACCAGCCCATCGTCGAATCTGTCGACGATGAGGATTTCCGGGTGGAGACGATGCAGGGGGGCCACGGTCTGGATTGCCCCATCACGATGGGCTGCACGTCGAATGACGACTGCGCCCCCACGTTGCTGGGACCGGGCCGATGCGTGAAATCTGGAGGACGCCCCACGGGCCAGTGTCAAGCGCTCTAG
- a CDS encoding serine/threonine-protein kinase yields MNPEPSLSARSPTSASAPPTGGLGSTLGPGGRIQHYELIRPLGSGGMGTVFLARDTRLGRRVAIKLLLTEDAQFAQRFLLEARTTARCSHENIVIIHEVGEVQGSPYMVLEYLQGQPLNKLLKSSPRLPPPRAVELMSPVLRALSCAHAHQIVHRDLKPENIIVTDSGTIKVLDFGIAKVIQGDEPRGEMAPRSLLEGLRLLPSQGKQDDAPQLTRQGALMGTLPYMSPEQWGNGIPVDHRTDIWAVGIMLFRMLTGRHPLEPLRGPQLMVTAHLDEPMPLIRSVLPDVPVELASAIDRCLLKHKEQRFPDAVSVLRALEPFLPGRYTPDAGLDESPYAGLGSFQESDSARFFGRTRETAALVNRLQDQPLVAVVGPSGAGKSSFVRAGVVPVLKRSGVPWESLIIRPGRDPLGALATMVAPLVTSSPTLEEDLRKQQQIAAHLRSQPGYVGAVLRARARRERRRIVLFIDQFEELYTLVPDVRERRAFTACLSGIADDATSPIRVVLSVRSDFLDRVQEDERFMSELAPGLFFLTTPQKEGLRDALVQPAEMAGYRFESPAMVDQMIQHLETTPGALPLLQFAAMRLWEARDPSRRLLTESAYQQLGGISGALATHADSVLAGMSLQERALARGAFLRLVTPERTRAIVSLEELRELTRDGDELQRIIDSLVQARLLVIQTGQGTTGSSVELVHESLISGWPTLKRWLDEGQEDAAFLEQLRSAARQWQAKSRDSGLLWRGEMADEARRFQRRFRGELPATQRAFLDAVSAQATRLARLKRAFIVGAVALLTLLFTAAAVALVFIREAQQEAENQAVIALRAEAAARNAEFLARRSAAEAEERLAEVRAKEVDRQEAQLRAEQASAEVESTNATLLLRNTELIDALKRARWARFHANQAMVRAEQSAQVARQARAQAEHLLQREQERTLRLQSALGSPFIETLK; encoded by the coding sequence ATGAACCCAGAGCCCTCGTTGTCCGCCCGCAGTCCGACGTCCGCCAGCGCGCCGCCCACCGGTGGCCTGGGAAGCACCCTGGGTCCCGGCGGACGCATCCAGCACTACGAGCTCATCCGCCCGCTCGGCAGCGGCGGCATGGGGACCGTCTTCCTCGCGCGGGACACCCGGCTGGGGCGCCGCGTCGCCATCAAGCTGCTGCTCACGGAGGACGCGCAGTTCGCGCAGCGCTTCCTGCTGGAGGCCCGCACCACCGCGCGCTGCAGCCACGAGAACATCGTCATCATCCACGAGGTGGGCGAGGTCCAAGGCAGCCCCTACATGGTGCTGGAGTACCTGCAGGGCCAGCCGCTCAACAAGCTGCTCAAGAGCAGCCCCCGCCTCCCGCCGCCTCGCGCCGTGGAGCTGATGAGCCCGGTCCTCCGCGCCCTCTCCTGCGCGCACGCGCACCAGATCGTCCACCGGGACCTCAAGCCCGAGAACATCATCGTGACGGACTCGGGCACCATCAAGGTGCTGGACTTCGGCATCGCCAAGGTCATCCAGGGCGACGAGCCGCGCGGAGAGATGGCGCCGCGCTCCCTGCTGGAGGGGCTGCGCCTCCTGCCGTCTCAAGGAAAGCAGGACGACGCGCCCCAGCTGACGCGGCAGGGCGCGCTGATGGGGACGCTCCCGTACATGTCCCCGGAGCAGTGGGGCAACGGCATCCCGGTGGATCACCGCACGGACATCTGGGCGGTGGGCATCATGCTGTTCCGGATGCTCACGGGCCGCCACCCGCTGGAGCCCCTGCGGGGTCCCCAGCTGATGGTCACCGCGCACCTCGACGAGCCCATGCCCTTGATTCGCTCGGTGCTGCCCGACGTGCCCGTGGAGCTCGCGTCCGCCATCGACCGGTGCCTGCTCAAGCACAAGGAGCAGCGCTTCCCGGACGCCGTCTCCGTGCTGCGCGCGCTGGAGCCCTTCCTGCCGGGCCGCTACACGCCCGATGCCGGTCTGGATGAGAGCCCGTACGCGGGGCTCGGCTCGTTCCAGGAGTCCGACTCGGCCCGGTTCTTCGGCCGCACGCGTGAGACAGCGGCGCTGGTCAACCGGCTCCAGGACCAGCCGCTGGTCGCCGTCGTCGGCCCCTCCGGCGCGGGCAAGTCCTCCTTCGTGCGCGCGGGCGTGGTTCCCGTGCTCAAGCGCTCGGGGGTGCCCTGGGAGTCACTCATCATCCGCCCGGGGAGAGACCCGCTCGGCGCCCTGGCCACCATGGTGGCGCCGCTCGTCACGTCGTCGCCGACGCTCGAGGAGGACCTGCGCAAGCAGCAGCAGATCGCCGCGCACCTGCGCTCACAGCCGGGCTACGTCGGCGCCGTCCTGCGCGCCCGCGCCCGCCGCGAGCGCCGGCGCATCGTGCTGTTCATCGACCAGTTCGAGGAGCTCTACACGCTGGTGCCGGACGTCCGCGAGCGCCGCGCCTTCACCGCGTGCCTCTCGGGCATCGCCGACGACGCCACGTCGCCCATCCGCGTCGTGCTCTCCGTGCGCTCGGACTTCCTGGACCGGGTGCAGGAGGACGAGCGCTTCATGTCGGAGCTCGCGCCGGGGCTCTTCTTCCTCACCACGCCGCAGAAGGAAGGGCTCCGCGACGCGCTGGTGCAGCCCGCGGAGATGGCGGGCTACCGCTTCGAGTCCCCCGCCATGGTCGACCAGATGATTCAGCACCTGGAGACGACCCCGGGCGCGCTGCCCCTGCTCCAGTTCGCGGCCATGCGGCTGTGGGAGGCACGAGACCCTTCCCGGCGGCTCCTGACGGAGAGCGCGTATCAGCAGCTCGGTGGTATCTCCGGCGCGCTCGCCACACACGCGGACAGCGTGCTGGCCGGGATGTCTCTCCAGGAGCGGGCGCTGGCTCGGGGGGCGTTCCTCCGGCTCGTCACGCCGGAGCGCACGCGCGCCATCGTGTCCCTGGAAGAGCTGCGCGAGCTGACCCGGGATGGAGACGAGCTCCAGCGCATCATCGACAGCCTCGTGCAGGCGCGACTGTTGGTCATCCAGACCGGACAAGGCACCACCGGCTCCTCGGTGGAGCTGGTGCACGAGTCCCTCATCTCGGGCTGGCCCACGCTCAAGCGCTGGCTCGACGAGGGGCAGGAGGACGCGGCCTTCCTGGAGCAACTGCGCAGCGCCGCGCGTCAGTGGCAGGCCAAGTCGCGAGACAGCGGGCTCCTGTGGCGAGGGGAGATGGCGGATGAGGCCCGCCGCTTCCAGCGCAGATTCCGGGGCGAGCTTCCCGCGACGCAGCGCGCGTTCCTCGACGCGGTGTCGGCGCAGGCGACGCGGCTGGCCCGGCTCAAGCGGGCGTTCATCGTGGGCGCGGTGGCGCTGCTGACGTTGCTGTTCACCGCGGCCGCCGTGGCGCTGGTGTTCATCCGCGAGGCGCAACAGGAGGCGGAGAACCAGGCCGTCATCGCCCTGCGCGCGGAGGCCGCGGCGCGCAACGCGGAGTTCCTGGCGCGCCGCTCGGCGGCGGAGGCCGAGGAGCGGCTGGCCGAGGTGCGCGCGAAAGAGGTGGACCGGCAGGAGGCGCAGCTTCGGGCGGAGCAGGCCAGCGCCGAGGTCGAGTCCACCAACGCGACGCTGCTGCTCCGGAACACCGAGCTCATCGACGCGCTGAAGCGCGCCCGGTGGGCCCGGTTCCACGCCAACCAGGCCATGGTGCGCGCCGAGCAGAGCGCCCAGGTGGCCCGGCAGGCACGTGCCCAGGCCGAGCACCTCCTCCAGCGCGAGCAGGAGCGGACGCTGCGCCTCCAATCCGCGCTGGGAAGCCCCTTCATCGAGACCCTGAAGTGA
- a CDS encoding NAD(P)H-quinone oxidoreductase: MKVVRITEPGGPEVLEEADRPEPVPGPGELKVRVRATALNRADLLQIRGLYPAPLDAPPDVPGLEYAGEVVAVGPRTHRFKVGDRVMGLVGGGAWSDLLLTHEREALPIPEGMDFTDAAALPEVYLTAYDALVLQGGMKPGETVLVHAVASGVGSAAALLCKASGARVVGTGRNAAKLARASEWGVTTTVLCESSPPRFADAVHAATGGIGADLCLDLVGGDYVPESMRALAPRGRMMLVGLVAGAHTEVNLGLLLSRRLSVTGTVLRSRQLEEKMALTQSAERHLLPLFRSGALRPVVDAVLPQAELRQGLERMARNDLVGKLVVRWK, translated from the coding sequence ATGAAAGTCGTCCGCATCACCGAGCCCGGAGGTCCCGAGGTCCTCGAGGAGGCTGACCGCCCCGAGCCCGTGCCAGGCCCTGGCGAGCTGAAGGTGCGCGTGCGAGCCACCGCGCTCAATCGCGCGGACCTGCTGCAGATTCGCGGGCTCTATCCCGCCCCACTCGACGCGCCGCCCGACGTGCCGGGCCTGGAGTACGCGGGCGAGGTGGTGGCCGTCGGTCCTCGGACGCATCGCTTCAAGGTCGGCGACCGGGTGATGGGGCTGGTGGGTGGCGGGGCCTGGTCGGACCTTCTGCTCACCCACGAGCGCGAGGCGCTGCCCATCCCCGAAGGCATGGACTTCACCGACGCGGCGGCGCTCCCGGAGGTGTACCTCACCGCGTACGACGCGCTGGTGCTCCAGGGCGGCATGAAGCCCGGCGAGACGGTGCTGGTGCACGCGGTGGCCAGCGGCGTGGGCTCGGCGGCGGCGCTCTTGTGCAAGGCCTCGGGAGCCCGTGTGGTGGGCACGGGGCGCAACGCCGCCAAGCTCGCTCGCGCCTCCGAGTGGGGCGTGACGACCACGGTGCTGTGCGAGTCCTCCCCTCCCCGCTTCGCGGACGCGGTGCACGCGGCGACAGGAGGAATCGGCGCGGACCTGTGCCTGGACCTGGTGGGCGGTGACTATGTGCCGGAGTCGATGCGGGCCCTGGCGCCTCGCGGCCGGATGATGCTGGTGGGACTGGTCGCGGGAGCCCACACCGAGGTGAACCTGGGCCTGCTGCTGTCTCGGCGATTGAGCGTGACGGGCACCGTGCTGCGCAGCCGCCAGCTCGAGGAGAAGATGGCCCTCACCCAGAGCGCCGAGCGCCACCTGCTGCCCTTGTTCCGCTCCGGCGCGCTGCGTCCAGTCGTGGACGCGGTCCTCCCCCAAGCCGAGCTGCGTCAGGGATTGGAGCGGATGGCGCGCAACGACCTGGTGGGAAAGCTGGTCGTGCGCTGGAAGTAA